One window of Candidatus Limnocylindria bacterium genomic DNA carries:
- the hisA gene encoding 1-(5-phosphoribosyl)-5-[(5-phosphoribosylamino)methylideneamino]imidazole-4-carboxamide isomerase — MIVYPAIDIYGGKVVRMTRGDFSTVEEVAPSPLEAAKRLVNESAEWLHIVDIDGARTGEPANLDAIRQIANRFTVKIQAGGGIRDFDTAERFAEAGASRIIVGTAAIEDPELIGRLVDRHADGMAVAVDARNGMVMTAGWTETSDVRAVDLMQKLAITGVPSVVYTNVSVDGTLQGPDVAGLEAVARAFGGDVIYSGGVGSLDDIRAVAKLRHRGLRGIIVGRALYLGRFSLRDAIAAATAR, encoded by the coding sequence GTGATCGTCTACCCCGCGATCGACATCTACGGCGGCAAGGTCGTGCGCATGACCCGCGGCGACTTCTCGACGGTCGAGGAGGTCGCGCCCTCACCGCTCGAGGCCGCGAAGCGCCTGGTGAACGAAAGCGCCGAGTGGCTGCACATCGTCGACATCGACGGCGCCCGGACCGGCGAACCCGCCAATCTCGACGCGATCCGGCAGATCGCGAATCGCTTCACGGTGAAGATCCAGGCCGGCGGTGGCATCCGCGATTTCGATACCGCCGAGCGGTTCGCCGAGGCGGGCGCGTCACGGATCATCGTCGGGACCGCCGCCATCGAGGATCCTGAACTCATCGGTCGCCTGGTCGATCGCCATGCGGACGGCATGGCCGTCGCCGTTGATGCCCGCAATGGGATGGTGATGACGGCGGGCTGGACGGAGACGAGCGACGTCCGTGCCGTCGACCTCATGCAGAAGCTCGCCATCACCGGCGTGCCGTCGGTCGTGTACACGAACGTCTCGGTCGACGGGACGCTGCAGGGGCCGGACGTCGCGGGCCTCGAAGCCGTCGCACGCGCGTTCGGCGGGGATGTCATCTACTCAGGCGGCGTGGGCTCACTCGACGACATCCGCGCCGTCGCAAAACTCCGCCACCGCGGGCTGCGCGGCATCATCGTGGGCCGTGCTCTCTATCTCGGCCGCTTCTCACTGCGCGACGCGATCGCCGCCGCTACCGCTCGCTAG
- a CDS encoding metalloregulator ArsR/SmtB family transcription factor, with product MRALLDALCDPARIKIVRALRDTTLAASDLANVIGRNRTATSQHLRVLREHGAIIAKRDGKIVRYMLSSDLSGTIIEEAASVFDQLQPGTAAVTT from the coding sequence ATGCGTGCTCTCCTCGATGCGCTCTGCGACCCGGCACGCATCAAGATCGTGCGCGCGCTGCGAGACACGACGCTCGCGGCCAGCGATCTCGCGAACGTCATCGGTCGCAACCGCACCGCCACGAGCCAACATCTGCGAGTCCTGCGCGAGCACGGTGCAATCATTGCGAAGCGCGATGGAAAGATCGTGCGCTACATGCTGTCGAGTGATCTCTCGGGAACAATCATCGAAGAGGCAGCGTCCGTCTTCGATCAGCTACAGCCGGGAACCGCGGCCGTCACCACGTGA
- a CDS encoding RNA polymerase sigma factor gives MPGGTGPAETLPTDAHRAIEAIWRIESARLVAGLARLVGDIGTAEELAQDALVAALEQWPIRGVPEKPGAWLMATAKHHATDLIRRRKTLARKHEELGRIVERDQRGEDFDTAIEEQFGDDLLGLIFMACHPVLSKGARVALTLRVLGGLTTEEIARGFLVPVPSIAQRIVRAKRTLTEAHVRFEIPDGPERVARLASVLEVIYLIFNEGYAATAGEDWVRPALCEEAIRLGRILAELAPTEPEVHGLVGLMEIHASRLHARVGPSGEPVLLLDQDRTRWDHLLIRRGLAALERAEGLGGGMGPYALQAAIAACHARAATAAETDWPRIVALYDAVAQLASSPVVELNRAVAVGMAFGPAAGLDLVDALVPEPSLKTYYLLPAVRGDLLRKLGRFEEARAEFERAASLTENTRERELLQRRAAECAARGIMEG, from the coding sequence GTGCCCGGGGGCACCGGGCCTGCCGAGACGCTACCAACGGACGCGCATCGTGCGATCGAAGCGATCTGGCGGATCGAGTCGGCCCGGCTCGTCGCCGGGCTGGCTCGCCTCGTAGGCGACATCGGGACCGCTGAGGAGCTCGCACAGGACGCCCTGGTTGCCGCGCTCGAGCAATGGCCCATTAGAGGCGTGCCTGAGAAGCCGGGGGCCTGGCTGATGGCGACTGCGAAGCATCATGCGACCGACCTGATCCGGCGGCGCAAGACGCTCGCGCGCAAACACGAAGAGCTCGGACGCATTGTCGAACGAGATCAGCGGGGCGAGGATTTCGACACGGCGATCGAAGAGCAGTTCGGGGACGACCTGCTCGGCCTCATCTTCATGGCCTGCCATCCGGTGCTTTCTAAAGGCGCTCGCGTCGCACTCACCCTGCGCGTGCTCGGCGGGCTGACGACTGAGGAGATCGCGCGAGGGTTCCTCGTCCCGGTTCCGAGCATCGCCCAGCGCATCGTCCGGGCGAAGCGGACTCTCACCGAAGCACACGTCAGATTCGAGATCCCCGATGGGCCCGAGCGCGTGGCGCGCCTCGCTTCAGTCCTCGAGGTGATCTACCTGATCTTCAATGAGGGGTACGCCGCGACCGCGGGCGAGGATTGGGTGCGACCAGCCCTGTGCGAAGAAGCGATCCGTTTGGGCCGCATCTTGGCCGAGCTCGCCCCCACGGAACCGGAGGTCCACGGGCTCGTCGGGCTCATGGAGATCCACGCGTCGCGTCTGCATGCTCGCGTCGGACCGTCCGGGGAGCCCGTCCTCCTGCTTGATCAAGATCGGACGCGCTGGGACCATCTGCTCATCCGCCGCGGTCTGGCCGCACTCGAGCGCGCCGAGGGGCTCGGAGGTGGCATGGGCCCGTACGCCCTGCAGGCCGCGATCGCCGCCTGCCACGCGCGAGCAGCGACTGCGGCCGAGACCGACTGGCCGCGCATCGTGGCGCTCTACGACGCGGTCGCGCAGCTTGCATCGTCGCCGGTCGTCGAGCTGAACCGCGCGGTCGCTGTCGGTATGGCGTTCGGTCCCGCTGCCGGGCTCGACCTTGTGGATGCGCTCGTGCCTGAGCCCTCGCTCAAGACGTACTACTTGCTGCCGGCCGTGCGCGGCGACCTCCTAAGGAAGCTCGGCCGATTCGAAGAGGCGCGCGCCGAGTTCGAGCGCGCCGCGTCGTTGACGGAGAACACGCGGGAGCGCGAACTCCTGCAGCGACGAGCCGCGGAGTGCGCGGCGCGCGGGATCATGGAGGGCTAG
- a CDS encoding CPBP family intramembrane glutamic endopeptidase, which produces MSKRGPVVPIGLAMAFGLFGLTFRGSRARFWERMTLTGFVLGNLALANDAELRRLRFRERDVALGLLSAAGLYAIFQAGDRMARAVMPSGSQEIGDIYALRSLRPKSEIAARLAAIIGPAEELFWRGFVQRRIGAAGAAMTYGGAHLVTGNATLIGAATVAGIYWGLLRAIGMSMPALITSHVAWDIWIFLLAPTEREKDPQTTV; this is translated from the coding sequence GTGAGCAAGCGCGGACCGGTCGTGCCGATCGGCCTCGCGATGGCGTTCGGCCTGTTCGGCCTGACCTTCCGCGGGTCGCGCGCACGCTTCTGGGAGCGCATGACGCTCACCGGCTTCGTGCTCGGCAACTTGGCACTGGCGAACGATGCGGAGCTACGCCGGTTGCGTTTCCGCGAGCGTGACGTCGCGCTTGGCCTGCTATCGGCAGCGGGCCTCTATGCGATCTTCCAGGCCGGCGACCGCATGGCGCGCGCGGTCATGCCCAGCGGATCGCAGGAGATCGGCGACATCTACGCGCTGCGCTCGCTGCGCCCGAAGTCCGAGATCGCCGCGCGACTCGCGGCGATCATCGGCCCGGCCGAGGAGCTGTTCTGGCGGGGGTTCGTGCAGCGCCGTATCGGCGCGGCCGGCGCGGCCATGACATACGGCGGCGCGCATCTCGTCACCGGGAACGCGACGCTCATCGGCGCCGCGACGGTCGCGGGGATCTACTGGGGACTTCTACGGGCGATCGGCATGAGCATGCCGGCCCTCATCACCAGCCACGTTGCCTGGGACATCTGGATCTTCCTCCTCGCGCCCACCGAGCGCGAGAAAGACCCGCAGACGACGGTCTAG
- a CDS encoding DUF3105 domain-containing protein, which yields MTVTTRRDRRERERTRQQRRRNGGGSPAPRRRIGQGWIVLGVVIAFIALVLVARALGAFDAPAAPIDVNAQQFDTTGQTVGTKVEALSPEHIPSGQTGVYNSVPPTSGQHWAAPAAPAPWGIKDVNLKDEVTTHNLEHGGVVIAFNNLSTTEVDQLKKIVRDLMSAGFPKIILEPYPKLTDAKVALTAWSWLYKLPTVDQTQIVRFFRAHYDPVEAPERGTP from the coding sequence ATGACAGTCACGACACGCCGCGACCGGCGCGAACGGGAGAGGACCAGGCAGCAGCGCCGCCGGAACGGCGGTGGCAGCCCGGCGCCCAGGCGACGCATCGGCCAGGGCTGGATCGTCTTGGGCGTCGTCATCGCGTTCATCGCGCTGGTCCTGGTCGCCCGCGCGCTCGGCGCGTTCGACGCGCCGGCGGCGCCGATCGACGTGAACGCGCAGCAGTTCGACACGACCGGACAGACGGTGGGCACGAAGGTCGAGGCGCTCAGCCCCGAGCACATCCCTTCCGGACAGACCGGGGTCTACAACTCGGTGCCGCCGACATCCGGACAGCACTGGGCCGCGCCCGCGGCTCCCGCGCCGTGGGGCATCAAGGACGTGAACCTCAAGGACGAGGTGACGACGCACAACCTCGAGCACGGGGGCGTCGTGATCGCCTTCAACAACCTCTCGACCACTGAGGTCGATCAGCTCAAGAAGATCGTTCGCGACCTGATGTCCGCCGGTTTCCCGAAGATCATCCTCGAGCCCTACCCGAAGCTCACCGACGCGAAGGTCGCGCTGACCGCTTGGTCGTGGCTGTACAAGCTACCGACGGTCGATCAGACGCAGATCGTTCGATTCTTCCGCGCGCACTACGACCCGGTCGAGGCACCGGAGCGGGGAACGCCCTAG
- the gltX gene encoding glutamate--tRNA ligase encodes MTVRVRFAPSPTGSLHIGSVRTTLYNHFFARQNGGKLVLRIEDTDQDRLVPGAVDSIYDGLGWLRVTWDEGPREGGPHSPYIQSERLPLYQEHVQKLVDAGDAYFCFCSKERLAAMRAQQAARKEITRYDRFCRNIDPRVAAERAKTEAHVVRLKVPDEGTLAIDDLVYGHVEWPINTIEDQVLLKSDGFPTYHLAVVVDDHVMGITHIFRGEDWLPSTPKHVLIFRAFGWELPPIAHFPNVLGPDGKKLAKRHGATQVEEFKTQGYLPEAMVNYLALVGWSPGTEEEIFGVDELIARWRMDQVHRAGGKWDKARLDWFNGMWIRRLSEDDLLGRLGGFVPSEWDREVIRRTLPLLRERMATLAQARDQLEFLFAEPPAYEPRSLVPKKKEPQETFDVLVKSTILLHHVEPFEHAAIRAAIEGIAAEMSWSLKDTSHPIRVAVTGRTVGLPLFESLELLGRERALARIERAQDLLEKGVD; translated from the coding sequence GTGACCGTCCGCGTCCGTTTCGCGCCATCCCCCACCGGTTCGCTCCACATCGGGAGCGTCCGGACGACGCTCTACAACCACTTCTTCGCGCGACAGAACGGCGGAAAGCTCGTCCTCCGGATAGAAGACACCGACCAGGACCGCCTTGTGCCCGGCGCCGTGGATTCGATCTACGACGGACTCGGCTGGCTGCGGGTGACCTGGGACGAGGGCCCGCGCGAGGGCGGCCCGCACAGTCCATACATCCAATCGGAGCGCCTGCCCCTGTATCAGGAGCACGTACAGAAGCTCGTCGATGCCGGTGATGCGTACTTCTGCTTCTGTTCAAAGGAGCGCCTCGCCGCGATGCGCGCCCAGCAGGCCGCGCGCAAGGAGATCACGCGCTACGACCGCTTCTGCCGGAACATCGACCCGAGAGTGGCAGCGGAGCGCGCCAAGACCGAGGCGCACGTGGTGCGACTCAAGGTGCCGGACGAAGGAACTCTCGCGATCGACGATCTTGTGTACGGCCACGTTGAGTGGCCGATCAATACGATCGAAGACCAGGTGCTCCTCAAGTCAGACGGTTTTCCCACGTATCACCTGGCGGTGGTCGTCGACGATCACGTGATGGGCATTACCCACATCTTTCGCGGCGAAGACTGGCTTCCCTCGACCCCCAAGCACGTCCTGATCTTCCGCGCGTTCGGCTGGGAGCTGCCACCGATCGCGCACTTCCCGAACGTGCTGGGACCGGATGGCAAGAAGCTCGCGAAGCGGCACGGTGCCACGCAAGTGGAGGAGTTCAAGACGCAGGGCTATCTGCCTGAAGCGATGGTGAACTACCTCGCGCTCGTCGGCTGGTCACCGGGTACCGAGGAAGAGATCTTCGGGGTGGACGAGCTCATCGCGCGCTGGCGCATGGACCAGGTGCATCGCGCCGGCGGGAAGTGGGACAAGGCTCGGCTTGACTGGTTCAACGGGATGTGGATCCGCAGGCTCAGTGAGGACGACCTGCTCGGACGTCTAGGGGGGTTCGTGCCGTCGGAGTGGGATCGCGAGGTGATCCGGAGGACGCTGCCGCTCCTGCGCGAGCGGATGGCCACGCTCGCCCAGGCGCGTGACCAGCTCGAGTTCCTCTTCGCGGAGCCGCCAGCGTACGAACCCAGATCGCTCGTGCCCAAGAAGAAAGAGCCGCAGGAAACGTTCGACGTGCTCGTGAAGTCGACCATCCTGCTCCATCACGTCGAGCCGTTCGAGCACGCCGCGATCCGCGCGGCGATCGAAGGCATCGCCGCGGAGATGAGCTGGAGCCTCAAGGACACGAGCCACCCGATCCGGGTGGCGGTCACCGGCCGCACGGTCGGCCTGCCCCTATTCGAATCCCTCGAGCTTCTCGGCAGGGAGCGCGCGCTGGCGCGCATCGAGCGCGCGCAGGATCTTCTCGAGAAAGGTGTGGACTAG
- a CDS encoding 5'-3' exonuclease, producing MARLCRLPASLDRNAGGERPVHRGPPSRVCGGARIATLLIDASSLAYRAYHAMPEVRAPDGTLVNAIVGFLNFIERLLHDRKPERMYVAFEFGEDWRPQFRVALLPEYKSARVATGDEPPDEVGPQILIIAELLRELGISIANATECEAEDVIATLTTKIEGPIEIVSGDRDLYTLVRDPRIRVLFTVKGVTELAAVDQAWVHAKYGIPGDRYLDYAILRGDPSDGLPGVRGIGEKTASQLLAKYGSLDAILAAKDLSATIRAKLNASKDYVVAARTVVGPVLDCAIEVSGDGSIPKAPPEPMHIAALAQRYGVQASMRRVVDVLKA from the coding sequence GTGGCCCGGCTGTGCCGGCTGCCTGCGAGTCTCGATCGGAACGCCGGCGGAGAACGACCGGTTCATCGCGGCCCTCCATCACGTGTTTGCGGCGGCGCCCGCATAGCGACGCTTCTCATCGACGCGTCCAGCCTCGCGTACCGCGCCTACCACGCGATGCCGGAGGTTCGAGCGCCGGACGGGACGCTCGTCAACGCGATCGTGGGCTTCCTCAACTTCATCGAGCGACTGCTCCACGATCGCAAGCCGGAGCGGATGTACGTCGCGTTCGAATTCGGCGAGGACTGGCGGCCGCAGTTCCGCGTGGCCTTGCTGCCGGAATACAAGAGCGCGCGTGTCGCGACCGGCGACGAGCCGCCCGACGAGGTCGGACCCCAGATCCTCATCATCGCGGAGCTGCTCCGTGAGCTCGGTATCTCGATCGCGAATGCGACCGAGTGCGAGGCCGAGGACGTGATCGCGACACTGACGACGAAGATCGAGGGACCGATCGAGATCGTCAGCGGCGACCGTGACCTGTACACGCTGGTGCGCGACCCGCGCATCCGCGTCCTGTTCACCGTGAAAGGCGTCACCGAGCTCGCGGCGGTGGATCAGGCGTGGGTCCACGCGAAATACGGCATCCCGGGCGACCGCTATCTCGACTACGCGATCCTGCGCGGCGATCCTTCGGACGGGCTCCCGGGCGTGCGAGGCATCGGCGAGAAGACCGCGTCGCAGCTGCTGGCGAAGTACGGCTCGCTCGACGCGATCCTAGCGGCCAAGGATCTCTCCGCGACGATCCGCGCGAAGCTGAACGCATCCAAGGACTACGTCGTCGCGGCTCGCACCGTCGTCGGGCCGGTGCTCGACTGTGCGATCGAGGTCAGCGGCGACGGCTCGATCCCGAAAGCCCCGCCCGAGCCGATGCACATCGCTGCGCTCGCGCAGCGCTACGGCGTCCAGGCATCGATGCGCCGGGTCGTCGACGTGCTCAAAGCGTGA
- a CDS encoding aminotransferase class I/II-fold pyridoxal phosphate-dependent enzyme, whose amino-acid sequence MTPRLPKPRADLSAFPAYRTGQQKADVRLNANEWAEPNPAGDWLTPAELDAVLLNRYPTSAVDLRGLLAERYHVEPDQLVLGNGSNEVLLNTFLVFGGHGRKTLLFQPTYSMHGRLTIIAGGSVVDEIIGLPYEITRDRAVAAAATARADIIVFTTPNNPTGNAVPFDAILAVAEAHPETLVLVDEAYSDFAGTTLLPELAAHPNMVISKTFSKVRAAAGLRVGILVTHPAVAELFRAVQLPYNVSSLTHAVAAKIAKDDASIARRVELCHRERARVFAALRKIRAIEAYPSVTNFILFRMKDETPAAVHTRFLEQSVLVRDISMWPGCAGCLRVSIGTPAENDRFIAALHHVFAAAPA is encoded by the coding sequence ATGACCCCACGCCTTCCGAAGCCGCGAGCCGATCTGTCCGCGTTCCCGGCGTACCGCACCGGACAGCAGAAGGCCGACGTGCGGCTCAACGCCAACGAATGGGCCGAGCCCAATCCAGCCGGCGACTGGCTGACCCCGGCCGAGCTCGACGCCGTCCTTCTCAACCGCTATCCGACATCGGCCGTCGATCTGCGCGGGCTGCTCGCGGAGCGTTACCACGTCGAGCCCGACCAGCTCGTGCTCGGCAACGGCAGCAACGAGGTCCTGCTCAACACGTTCCTCGTGTTCGGCGGACACGGTCGCAAGACGCTGTTGTTCCAGCCGACCTATTCGATGCACGGGCGGCTCACGATCATCGCCGGCGGGTCGGTCGTCGACGAGATCATCGGTCTCCCGTACGAGATCACGCGGGATCGCGCGGTCGCGGCGGCAGCAACGGCGCGCGCCGACATCATCGTGTTCACGACCCCGAACAACCCGACGGGCAACGCGGTGCCGTTCGACGCGATCCTCGCGGTGGCTGAAGCGCATCCGGAGACGCTCGTCCTCGTCGATGAGGCGTACAGCGACTTCGCCGGCACGACGCTGCTTCCAGAGCTCGCGGCGCATCCGAACATGGTCATCAGCAAGACGTTCTCGAAGGTCCGGGCCGCCGCCGGCCTCCGCGTCGGCATCCTCGTGACGCATCCGGCCGTGGCCGAGCTGTTCCGCGCAGTGCAGCTCCCGTACAACGTGAGCTCGCTGACGCACGCGGTCGCGGCGAAGATCGCGAAGGACGACGCCTCCATCGCGCGGCGCGTGGAGCTGTGCCACCGTGAGCGTGCGCGCGTGTTCGCGGCTCTGAGGAAGATCCGCGCGATCGAGGCCTACCCGTCGGTGACGAACTTCATCCTCTTCCGCATGAAGGACGAGACTCCCGCAGCGGTGCACACGCGTTTCCTCGAACAGAGCGTCCTCGTCCGCGACATCTCGATGTGGCCCGGCTGTGCCGGCTGCCTGCGAGTCTCGATCGGAACGCCGGCGGAGAACGACCGGTTCATCGCGGCCCTCCATCACGTGTTTGCGGCGGCGCCCGCATAG
- a CDS encoding YciI family protein yields MRVLILAKEGEPSDTATPRPPTPEAMAEYQKFNEELVKAGVVVGAGRLSPSSQGKRVRFDGKKRTVIDGPFAESKELVAGYWLWDVRSIDEALEWLKRAPYDGGTFEIREVSMHEGA; encoded by the coding sequence ATGCGTGTTTTGATTCTGGCAAAGGAAGGCGAGCCGAGCGATACGGCGACGCCGCGGCCCCCGACGCCGGAGGCTATGGCGGAGTACCAGAAGTTCAACGAAGAGCTGGTCAAGGCGGGCGTGGTCGTCGGTGCTGGCCGCCTCTCCCCGAGCTCGCAGGGCAAGCGCGTTCGGTTCGACGGCAAGAAGCGCACCGTCATCGACGGGCCGTTCGCGGAGTCTAAAGAGCTGGTCGCCGGGTACTGGCTGTGGGACGTGCGGTCGATCGACGAGGCCCTCGAGTGGCTCAAGCGAGCACCCTACGACGGTGGGACCTTCGAGATCCGCGAAGTCTCGATGCACGAGGGCGCGTGA
- the menA gene encoding 1,4-dihydroxy-2-naphthoate octaprenyltransferase encodes MATLARRVGLGLNARGDVSDVVAWAERARSAGLESIWIHDSYFERDAVTYASAVAAQVADIKIGLGALNPFTRHPVLIAMTISALDEMAPERILLGMGSALPLRLGQMGIPYTPEDAVTKSSEAIDTLHTLWKGERMPSGKPGLPPLQPMFPPVHRVPIYLAGYRSPVMELAGQKGDGYLARPAESIPGLKKLLRVMNKAARAAGRDPNDIDVAGYLLALVGDTRRDALNRAKREPFVIFMMSILSDVTLDRAGFEPELRDRIAVHWRKEDYTTAGGLIPDELLDAFIVCGTRREIADRAWEYHEAGMDLPILQPVVQDEDQISAVLDAAVAYGSGEAGTVAARAALGAQKRSAAASLRDRIGAYWEIARPFSFTASTVPTAVGGALAAVEGRFDWTLFLVSLVAGVLLHIGTNVTNEIYDVRKGVDTIVSPRASHAIVKGRISDREAYVAAVAAFALAFTLGLFLVSVRGWPVVALGLAGLIGGYTYTAPPFQYKFSPYGIPLVFMLMGPLMVVGSYFVITGTIDWSALAISIPVGFLVAAILHGNEWRDISEDARAGARTFSVRMGRQAAHWLYLALVVGAYIALTAAVLVGLLPTWTLLAILSLPLLVRQIRSAEFGASGQQRAIAMIDLQTAQLHAAFGYLMVAGLIIAAAIATR; translated from the coding sequence ATGGCCACCCTCGCACGTCGCGTCGGTCTGGGTCTCAATGCACGCGGTGACGTTTCGGACGTCGTGGCTTGGGCCGAGCGTGCTCGCTCGGCGGGTCTCGAGTCCATCTGGATCCACGACTCCTACTTCGAGCGCGACGCCGTCACCTATGCGAGCGCGGTCGCGGCGCAAGTAGCGGACATCAAGATCGGCCTCGGCGCGCTCAATCCGTTCACCCGCCACCCCGTGCTCATCGCGATGACGATCAGTGCGCTCGACGAGATGGCGCCCGAGAGGATCCTTCTGGGAATGGGATCGGCGCTCCCGCTGCGCCTCGGGCAGATGGGCATCCCGTACACGCCCGAAGACGCCGTCACGAAGTCGAGCGAGGCCATCGACACGCTGCACACCCTGTGGAAAGGCGAGCGGATGCCTTCGGGAAAGCCGGGCCTGCCGCCGCTGCAGCCGATGTTCCCGCCGGTCCATCGTGTGCCGATCTACCTCGCGGGCTACCGCTCACCGGTGATGGAGCTCGCGGGTCAGAAGGGCGACGGGTATCTGGCGCGACCCGCCGAATCGATCCCCGGGCTGAAGAAGCTCCTGCGGGTGATGAACAAGGCGGCGCGTGCGGCGGGTCGCGATCCGAACGACATCGACGTCGCGGGTTACCTGCTCGCGCTCGTCGGCGACACGCGGCGCGACGCACTCAACCGCGCGAAGCGCGAGCCGTTCGTGATCTTCATGATGAGCATCCTCTCGGACGTGACCCTGGACCGCGCCGGCTTCGAGCCCGAGCTGCGCGACCGCATCGCGGTGCACTGGCGCAAGGAGGATTACACGACGGCGGGCGGGCTCATCCCCGACGAGCTCCTCGACGCGTTCATCGTCTGCGGAACGCGACGCGAGATCGCGGATCGGGCCTGGGAGTACCACGAGGCAGGTATGGACCTTCCGATCCTGCAGCCTGTCGTTCAGGACGAGGACCAGATCTCAGCGGTCCTCGATGCCGCTGTCGCGTATGGCAGCGGCGAGGCCGGGACCGTCGCGGCCCGCGCCGCGCTCGGCGCGCAGAAGAGGAGCGCGGCGGCGAGCCTGCGCGACCGCATCGGCGCGTACTGGGAGATCGCGCGTCCGTTCTCGTTCACGGCGTCGACCGTGCCGACCGCGGTGGGCGGCGCGCTCGCCGCGGTGGAGGGCCGGTTCGACTGGACGCTGTTCCTCGTCTCGCTCGTCGCCGGCGTCCTTCTGCACATCGGGACCAATGTCACCAACGAGATCTACGACGTGCGCAAGGGCGTGGACACGATCGTCTCGCCGCGCGCGAGCCACGCGATCGTGAAGGGACGCATCAGTGACCGTGAGGCGTACGTCGCGGCCGTCGCCGCGTTCGCGCTCGCCTTCACACTCGGCCTGTTCCTCGTCTCGGTCCGCGGCTGGCCGGTCGTCGCGCTCGGGCTCGCCGGCCTCATCGGCGGCTACACCTACACCGCGCCGCCGTTCCAGTACAAGTTCAGCCCCTACGGGATCCCGCTCGTGTTCATGCTCATGGGTCCGCTGATGGTCGTGGGGTCGTACTTCGTCATCACCGGCACGATCGACTGGAGCGCGCTCGCGATCAGCATCCCGGTCGGGTTCCTCGTTGCGGCGATCCTGCACGGCAACGAGTGGCGCGACATCAGCGAGGACGCGCGAGCGGGTGCGCGAACCTTCTCGGTCCGGATGGGCCGGCAGGCGGCGCACTGGCTATATCTCGCGCTGGTCGTCGGCGCGTACATCGCGCTCACGGCCGCGGTCCTCGTGGGCCTGCTACCGACGTGGACGCTGCTCGCGATCCTCTCGCTGCCGCTGCTCGTGCGCCAGATCCGCAGCGCGGAGTTCGGAGCGAGCGGTCAGCAGCGCGCCATCGCGATGATCGACCTGCAGACCGCACAGCTCCACGCGGCGTTCGGCTACCTCATGGTCGCGGGGCTGATCATCGCGGCGGCCATCGCGACCCGCTGA
- a CDS encoding helix-turn-helix domain-containing protein — MGAREVRLSPTEHVILYMLVSRAGEVVTYRELGAALGLVAAEVHSNRIARHVSTLRRKLRDDPDRPHYIETVVGIGYEMKTSPAEGRLGTTARLNGT; from the coding sequence TTGGGCGCACGTGAGGTACGGCTTTCACCGACCGAGCACGTCATTCTGTACATGCTCGTGTCCCGCGCGGGCGAGGTCGTCACCTACCGCGAGCTGGGAGCCGCCCTTGGTCTCGTCGCAGCGGAGGTCCACAGCAACAGGATCGCGCGCCACGTGAGCACCCTCCGCCGTAAGCTCAGGGACGACCCCGATCGCCCGCATTACATCGAAACCGTCGTGGGAATCGGTTATGAGATGAAGACCTCACCCGCAGAAGGTCGTTTAGGGACGACCGCGAGACTGAACGGCACCTAG
- a CDS encoding DUF1761 domain-containing protein — protein MTVDMNVNYLAVIVAAVAALVIGFVWYAPQVFGTRWMGYLGTTQAQLGQPGAMGIVVGVVASVVNAWVLALLALNLGGKTITDAVMLGILVWLGFMATLTAAQISFEKKPWGLWLLNNAHNLIVQLVMAAIVTLWR, from the coding sequence GTGACAGTCGATATGAACGTCAACTACCTCGCGGTCATCGTCGCTGCGGTCGCAGCGCTGGTCATCGGTTTCGTCTGGTACGCGCCGCAAGTCTTCGGGACCCGTTGGATGGGGTATCTGGGCACCACGCAGGCGCAGCTCGGCCAGCCGGGCGCGATGGGCATCGTGGTGGGTGTGGTCGCGTCTGTTGTCAACGCCTGGGTGCTCGCGCTGCTCGCACTGAACCTCGGCGGGAAGACCATCACCGATGCCGTGATGCTCGGCATTTTGGTCTGGCTGGGATTCATGGCCACGCTCACCGCGGCGCAGATCTCGTTCGAGAAGAAGCCCTGGGGCCTGTGGCTACTGAACAACGCGCACAACCTGATTGTTCAGCTGGTGATGGCGGCGATCGTCACGCTCTGGCGATAA
- a CDS encoding luciferase family protein — MTVLDDFMARGARLRGITVRKSKFRKHGEALWLGKTEVAHCHNGDVDVRLTRTLVRVLRDELRSDARIDLRGPGYDWILVRVRRAADVERALELLRHAIRAARTIAP, encoded by the coding sequence GTGACCGTCCTTGACGACTTCATGGCCCGCGGCGCGCGCCTCCGGGGGATCACGGTGCGAAAGTCGAAGTTCCGCAAGCATGGCGAGGCCCTCTGGCTGGGAAAGACAGAGGTCGCGCATTGCCACAACGGCGACGTCGATGTCCGGCTGACACGCACCCTCGTCCGCGTTCTGCGCGACGAGCTCCGGAGCGACGCTCGGATCGACCTGCGAGGCCCGGGCTACGACTGGATCCTCGTGCGCGTGCGCCGTGCGGCGGATGTCGAGCGCGCGCTGGAGTTGCTGCGCCACGCGATCCGTGCCGCCCGTACCATCGCGCCGTGA